In one window of Spartinivicinus marinus DNA:
- a CDS encoding acetolactate synthase 3 large subunit: MELLSGAEMVIRSLADEGVEYIYGYPGGALLHVYDALFRQDRVTHILVRHEQAATHMADGYARASGKPGVALVTSGPGATNTITGIATAYMDSIPMVVISGQVPSDFIGTDMFQETDMVGISRPIVKHSFLVKRAEDIPMTIKKAFHIAQSGRPGPVVVDIPKDITNPSDKFEYVYPKKIKLRSYNPPQKGHSGQIRKALDLLMQAKRPIIYSGGGVILGQAAEVLTELAQKLNFPVTNTLMGLGGYPGSDRQFLGMLGMHGSYAANLAMHHADVILAVGARFDDRVTNGVAKFCPTAKIVHIDIDPASISKNIRADVPIVGPVKAVLNEMLGAVKDSKREADKEAINSWWKQVDEWRSSKGTFPYDRGDGGIIKPQAVIEALYETTKGDAFVTSDVGQHQMFAAQYYKFDKPNRWINSGGLGTMGFGFPAAMGVKLHYPDHDVACVTGEGSIQMNIQELSTCLQYDLPIKIITLNNQALGMVRQWQDMQYDSRYSHSYMESLPDFKRLVEAYGHVGITVEKPDDLKGAMEEAFALKDRLVFLDVKVDPNEHVYPMQIKDGSMRDMWLSKTERT; the protein is encoded by the coding sequence GTGGAACTATTATCGGGTGCTGAAATGGTAATCCGCTCATTAGCGGATGAAGGGGTTGAGTATATATATGGTTATCCCGGCGGTGCACTGCTTCATGTCTATGATGCGCTGTTTCGCCAGGACCGAGTCACCCATATTCTCGTGCGCCATGAACAAGCAGCAACCCATATGGCTGATGGTTATGCACGAGCGTCGGGTAAACCTGGGGTAGCACTTGTTACATCTGGGCCAGGAGCAACAAACACAATTACAGGTATTGCCACTGCTTATATGGACTCTATTCCAATGGTGGTTATTTCTGGGCAGGTACCATCAGATTTTATTGGCACGGACATGTTTCAGGAAACTGATATGGTGGGAATTTCTCGGCCAATCGTTAAGCACAGCTTTTTGGTTAAGCGAGCCGAAGATATTCCAATGACCATTAAAAAGGCATTTCATATTGCTCAGTCTGGTCGCCCCGGTCCTGTGGTAGTGGATATCCCTAAAGATATCACTAACCCTAGTGATAAGTTTGAATATGTATACCCTAAAAAGATCAAGCTTCGCTCTTATAATCCTCCGCAAAAAGGCCACTCAGGGCAAATTCGCAAAGCGCTTGATCTACTGATGCAGGCAAAGCGACCCATTATTTATAGTGGTGGTGGAGTTATTTTAGGGCAGGCTGCAGAGGTGCTGACAGAGTTAGCACAAAAGCTAAATTTCCCTGTTACCAACACTTTAATGGGATTAGGGGGTTATCCAGGTTCTGATCGCCAGTTTTTAGGGATGCTAGGAATGCACGGCAGTTATGCCGCTAACCTGGCAATGCACCATGCTGATGTGATTTTGGCGGTAGGGGCTCGTTTTGATGATAGGGTGACAAATGGTGTCGCTAAGTTTTGCCCAACAGCCAAAATTGTTCATATCGATATTGATCCAGCCAGTATTTCTAAAAATATTCGCGCTGATGTGCCTATTGTTGGCCCAGTTAAAGCGGTTCTGAATGAGATGCTGGGTGCGGTTAAAGATAGTAAGCGGGAAGCTGACAAAGAGGCCATTAATAGTTGGTGGAAACAAGTAGATGAATGGCGTAGCTCAAAAGGCACCTTCCCTTATGACCGAGGTGATGGTGGCATTATTAAACCTCAGGCGGTGATTGAAGCCTTATATGAAACGACCAAAGGCGATGCATTTGTAACTTCAGATGTGGGGCAGCATCAAATGTTTGCGGCGCAATATTATAAATTTGATAAGCCTAATCGTTGGATTAACTCAGGTGGCTTAGGCACTATGGGCTTTGGTTTTCCTGCTGCAATGGGGGTGAAGCTACATTATCCCGATCATGACGTTGCTTGTGTAACGGGAGAGGGTAGTATTCAGATGAATATTCAGGAGCTATCCACCTGCTTGCAATATGACCTGCCGATAAAAATTATTACCTTGAATAACCAAGCGCTAGGTATGGTACGGCAGTGGCAAGATATGCAATACGACAGTCGTTACTCTCACTCTTATATGGAATCACTTCCTGACTTTAAGCGACTGGTTGAGGCTTATGGGCATGTGGGAATAACAGTCGAAAAGCCAGATGACCTGAAAGGGGCAATGGAAGAAGCCTTTGCCCTGAAAGATCGGTTGGTATTTTTAGATGTAAAAGTTGATCCTAATGAGCATGTTTATCCCATGCAAATTAAAGATGGCTCAATGCGTGATATGTGGTTAAGTAAAACGGAGCGTACCTAA
- the mrcB gene encoding penicillin-binding protein 1B, which produces MTERIRTGRQPANKSKKSNGKAKKGGFWKKLFKLTAVLLVIGGVLFAGYASKLDIEVTDRFEGKKWAIPAKVYAQPLELFSTRRINAKQLTQQLDQLGYQPVSYVERAGQFHQKGNTVTVKTRGFQFDDGYEESALLKITFQNKQIKKVVDQTGQEALARLEPQLIGGIYPASNEDRLLTKLDQLPETFIPTLLAVEDRNYYDHWGVSPKSIIRAFYINFKTGRAVQGGSTLTQQLVKNLYLSNERSLKRKANEAIMAGLLDFHYDKDEILETYINEVFLGQQGNRAIHGFGLASQFFFGQPINELSVEKVALLVGMIKGPSQYNPRRKPKNALKRRNLVLKVMAQQGVITEQEANQAKQKPLGVVKHSKVQMNHYYAYLDLVKRQLKRDYDEDNLTSQGLRIFTNLDPIVQQQAQKSLTETLKKIRKSNEKHKALQGAMVVTAPGSGDVLAVIGDRKAGYTGFNRAVDAQRHIGSLIKPVVFLSALTQPEQYTLATFVDDSKVSIKTQDGQLWEPNNFDHKSHGAVPLHEALAKSYNLATANIGLTVGVEKILQLLKIMGADQEFPAYPSSLLGAVAMSPVDVATVYQTLAGGGFKVPLRTIRAVLDAEGKPLQRYPLAIQQVIPSEYVHLLQYAMQEVMREGTGRRAYRLLNNKVRVAGKTGTSNEQRDSWFAGYSEDYLAVVWMGHDDNKPTPVTGSSGALRVWTDFMFNVNPKSLRPKVPDQVRYVWVDEISGMLANESCAGARYLPFIKGSEPQEESSCIIRHQPQRRGSKVVDWFRTLFR; this is translated from the coding sequence ATGACTGAACGTATTCGCACTGGCAGGCAGCCAGCCAACAAAAGTAAGAAGTCAAATGGAAAGGCCAAAAAAGGAGGCTTTTGGAAGAAGCTATTTAAGCTAACAGCTGTGTTGTTAGTCATTGGTGGTGTTCTATTTGCCGGTTATGCCAGCAAGCTAGATATTGAAGTAACAGACAGGTTTGAAGGCAAAAAGTGGGCAATTCCTGCAAAAGTCTATGCTCAGCCATTGGAGTTATTCTCCACTAGAAGAATTAACGCGAAGCAGCTGACGCAACAGCTGGATCAGCTTGGTTATCAGCCTGTTAGCTATGTTGAGCGTGCGGGACAGTTCCATCAAAAAGGCAATACAGTCACTGTAAAAACCAGAGGGTTTCAGTTTGATGATGGCTATGAAGAGTCAGCTCTGCTAAAAATTACTTTTCAAAATAAACAAATTAAAAAGGTAGTAGATCAAACGGGCCAAGAAGCTTTAGCACGCCTAGAGCCACAGTTAATTGGTGGCATTTACCCTGCCTCAAATGAAGACCGCTTGTTAACCAAATTGGATCAGTTACCTGAAACTTTTATTCCTACTTTATTAGCGGTAGAAGACAGAAATTATTATGACCATTGGGGCGTGTCACCCAAGTCAATTATTAGAGCATTTTATATCAATTTTAAAACAGGAAGAGCTGTTCAAGGTGGATCAACTTTAACTCAACAGTTAGTAAAAAATTTATATTTGTCGAATGAGCGTAGCCTGAAAAGAAAAGCCAATGAAGCTATTATGGCTGGTTTATTAGATTTTCATTACGACAAAGATGAAATACTCGAAACTTATATCAACGAAGTGTTTTTAGGTCAGCAAGGTAATCGCGCTATTCATGGATTTGGCTTAGCCAGCCAGTTTTTTTTCGGTCAGCCTATTAATGAGCTGTCAGTTGAGAAGGTTGCTCTGTTAGTTGGCATGATTAAAGGTCCTTCTCAATACAACCCCCGCCGTAAACCTAAAAATGCCCTTAAGCGTCGTAACCTGGTGCTAAAAGTAATGGCGCAACAAGGGGTAATTACTGAGCAGGAAGCAAACCAGGCTAAGCAGAAACCTTTAGGCGTGGTGAAGCATAGCAAGGTACAAATGAACCACTATTATGCTTACCTTGACCTGGTTAAAAGACAGTTAAAGCGTGACTATGATGAAGATAACCTAACTTCTCAAGGGCTGAGAATCTTTACAAACCTCGACCCTATCGTTCAGCAGCAAGCTCAAAAAAGCCTGACTGAAACCCTGAAAAAAATCAGAAAATCTAATGAAAAGCATAAAGCGTTACAAGGTGCTATGGTGGTTACAGCACCAGGTAGCGGTGATGTGCTGGCAGTAATTGGTGATCGTAAGGCAGGTTATACAGGATTTAACCGAGCAGTAGATGCCCAGCGCCATATTGGCTCTTTAATTAAGCCAGTAGTGTTCTTATCTGCGCTGACACAACCTGAACAGTATACTTTGGCTACTTTTGTGGATGACAGCAAAGTCAGCATTAAAACTCAGGATGGTCAGTTGTGGGAGCCAAACAACTTTGATCATAAAAGCCATGGTGCAGTGCCCTTACATGAGGCTTTGGCTAAATCCTATAACTTGGCAACAGCGAATATAGGGCTGACTGTAGGCGTGGAAAAAATACTACAGTTACTTAAAATAATGGGGGCTGATCAGGAGTTTCCTGCCTATCCCTCTTCACTGTTAGGTGCTGTAGCCATGTCGCCTGTGGATGTAGCTACTGTTTATCAAACTCTAGCAGGGGGGGGCTTTAAAGTACCACTCAGGACGATACGAGCTGTTTTGGATGCTGAAGGCAAACCACTGCAGCGTTACCCGCTGGCTATACAGCAAGTTATTCCTAGTGAATATGTACACCTACTACAATATGCAATGCAAGAGGTTATGCGAGAGGGAACTGGTAGAAGAGCCTACCGGTTGTTAAACAACAAAGTGCGTGTTGCAGGTAAAACTGGCACCAGTAATGAGCAAAGAGATAGTTGGTTTGCTGGCTATTCTGAGGACTACTTAGCAGTTGTCTGGATGGGGCATGATGATAATAAACCAACACCAGTAACAGGTAGTAGTGGTGCATTAAGGGTTTGGACAGACTTTATGTTTAATGTAAACCCTAAGTCACTGCGACCAAAAGTGCCTGACCAGGTTCGTTATGTATGGGTAGATGAAATTAGTGGCATGCTTGCCAATGAGTCTTGTGCAGGTGCACGTTACTTACCATTTATTAAAGGCTCTGAGCCTCAGGAAGAATCTTCCTGCATTATTCGTCACCAACCTCAAAGGAGAGGGTCTAAGGTGGTAGATTGGTTCAGAACTCTGTTTCGCTAG
- a CDS encoding Crp/Fnr family transcriptional regulator produces the protein MYLVGEQFPYISEVISELQLIPAQLVNGLPSEAANIYLDSVADLYTQHDPDQVFLICEGKLAGSINQREVFYMQEGDIVGLRQGFNLPKCKYSSKDPIELIPYDRKAFFEHIQADPARQTLLTKYLVGYAAVLADGLSRLTPYSDKPATGFLQAKAGDTIISEGEQADHVFILMTGRAEVYVRGVKVGNIYQDEIFGAMAMFTQEKRSATVIAKDDCTLTAVPKDQFINLIQTHPRVCLNLMENMARRINALNQKLVSPDSNDSASSVGIMS, from the coding sequence ATGTACTTGGTGGGAGAGCAATTCCCCTATATCAGTGAAGTCATTTCAGAGCTGCAGCTAATCCCTGCCCAGCTTGTTAATGGACTGCCCAGCGAGGCAGCCAATATCTATTTAGACTCCGTTGCTGACCTTTATACTCAGCATGATCCTGACCAAGTTTTTTTAATTTGCGAGGGAAAGCTCGCAGGTTCGATTAATCAGCGTGAAGTTTTTTACATGCAAGAGGGTGACATCGTCGGGTTAAGACAAGGCTTTAACCTGCCAAAATGTAAATACAGCAGTAAAGACCCTATTGAGCTGATTCCTTATGATCGCAAGGCTTTTTTTGAACACATTCAGGCCGACCCAGCCAGACAGACTTTGCTTACTAAATATCTGGTTGGTTATGCAGCTGTATTAGCTGATGGGTTATCTCGACTCACCCCATATAGTGATAAACCTGCAACTGGTTTTCTCCAAGCAAAAGCAGGAGACACTATTATTAGTGAAGGTGAGCAAGCCGACCACGTTTTTATCTTGATGACAGGACGCGCCGAAGTTTATGTACGTGGAGTAAAAGTAGGCAACATTTATCAGGATGAGATCTTTGGTGCCATGGCTATGTTTACTCAAGAAAAACGCTCAGCAACTGTGATCGCCAAAGATGACTGCACCCTAACGGCCGTACCTAAAGACCAGTTTATTAACCTCATTCAAACTCATCCCAGGGTTTGCCTTAACCTGATGGAAAATATGGCCAGGCGAATCAACGCACTCAACCAAAAACTAGTTTCACCAGACTCAAATGACTCTGCCAGCTCGGTTGGGATAATGAGCTAA
- a CDS encoding tetratricopeptide repeat protein codes for MFQQTSIFQFQLKTSWFKPAIIGGMLAVLTGCVQHAYIPSSQDPGRDMRPEVVDVAPAPAARPEYRQPQVVTQPRQENQDQYAYVTPDYPDSGVSNNPAARRLIDRALEQRASGDLEAAAATLERALRVAPNDPEVYYELASIRLSQQNYAQAEQLARRGLSLTRDPGMRARLQSIIDQSAVGRG; via the coding sequence GTGTTTCAACAAACAAGCATATTTCAGTTTCAGCTTAAAACATCGTGGTTTAAACCAGCAATTATTGGCGGAATGCTGGCTGTATTAACTGGCTGTGTACAGCACGCATATATTCCATCATCACAAGACCCTGGTCGGGATATGCGGCCTGAAGTGGTGGATGTTGCTCCGGCCCCTGCTGCTCGTCCTGAATATCGTCAGCCTCAGGTAGTGACTCAACCTCGCCAAGAAAATCAAGATCAATATGCTTATGTAACACCTGATTACCCAGACTCTGGAGTGAGCAACAATCCCGCTGCTCGTCGATTAATTGATCGGGCTCTAGAGCAGCGTGCTAGTGGTGATTTAGAAGCAGCTGCAGCCACTTTAGAAAGAGCGCTGCGAGTTGCACCAAATGATCCAGAAGTCTATTACGAGTTAGCGTCAATTCGGCTTAGCCAGCAAAATTATGCACAAGCAGAGCAGCTAGCTCGTCGTGGCTTATCCTTAACCCGTGATCCTGGGATGAGAGCCAGGCTGCAATCTATAATCGATCAAAGTGCAGTTGGCCGGGGATAG
- a CDS encoding DUF2195 family protein, translated as MRTVRLFQLVFLLLVLSGCQTIYRKPMLIAPTMLLDKVRIRNYLSQCLTIKPLGVRHTPESVVLITEMVASQDISQCQCKSVFVEYQVEERLFNTGNAHGKATQINWGQGYFIAPVPKFQLKPQLITLKHDTALQYQGPLIVSLRCKDE; from the coding sequence ATGCGTACGGTGAGATTGTTTCAGCTAGTTTTTCTATTGTTGGTTTTATCTGGATGTCAGACGATATACCGGAAGCCAATGCTTATTGCTCCAACTATGTTGCTGGATAAAGTGAGAATTCGTAATTACCTTTCTCAATGCTTAACAATAAAACCCTTGGGGGTGAGACATACACCTGAAAGTGTTGTGTTAATTACTGAGATGGTTGCTTCTCAGGATATTAGCCAATGTCAGTGCAAGTCTGTTTTTGTTGAATATCAGGTTGAGGAAAGACTGTTTAATACAGGAAATGCTCATGGTAAGGCGACGCAGATTAACTGGGGGCAGGGTTACTTTATTGCACCTGTACCAAAGTTTCAGCTTAAGCCGCAACTAATCACTTTAAAACATGATACTGCACTACAGTACCAAGGGCCTTTAATCGTTAGCTTACGTTGTAAAGATGAGTGA
- a CDS encoding SEL1-like repeat protein, with protein MINTKKGTSRLFIGLFTLSLAGHVAASSSSLTKLNQSVSTISQQKQSTQHIKQVSQIKPVHKKSLGFVYYLIGQFYQADQHPQTACDWFQKSAELAALEGQYESARCIAPHNTAKAVSMLRQSAQQGLAESQVLLGEWYWFGNILQKDYNQALYWFNQAAAKKYPKAINNLGMMHQLGQGVDKNLTQALSYYQTAAQLGHAAAENNLGYMYATGLGVKQDKTVAAQWYKKAAKKDHPAALNNLAKAYLIGDGVAQNPKKATYWYQRAIKKGNKYAQYRLGILLIQGEKVPKDSKRGIYLVSQAALQNHVNAQLVLGSYYQQFEDQHSQSLYWFEQAAKQGSKIAMVRAAELMLEPESRLFNQDQAVLWLKEAAYKGDASAYKQLSDVFLSNQSQLFNLHEGVFWLSHAANNGDRIAQWQLGMHYELGNGIAKDQTRAAMWYWEAAKQGVKTAQLKLAEMYQQGRGVSHNQQLANYWYNHASEQASIN; from the coding sequence ATGATAAACACCAAAAAGGGAACTAGTCGTCTTTTTATAGGCTTATTTACATTAAGTCTGGCGGGACATGTAGCTGCTAGCTCCAGTTCGCTTACCAAACTGAACCAGTCTGTCTCGACAATTAGCCAACAGAAGCAGTCTACACAGCACATCAAACAAGTTTCACAAATAAAACCCGTTCACAAAAAATCTCTTGGCTTTGTGTACTATCTAATTGGCCAGTTTTATCAAGCTGACCAGCACCCTCAAACAGCCTGCGATTGGTTTCAAAAGTCAGCCGAACTGGCAGCACTAGAAGGGCAGTATGAATCTGCCCGCTGTATTGCTCCACACAATACGGCAAAAGCGGTATCAATGCTTAGGCAGTCAGCTCAACAAGGCTTGGCTGAAAGCCAGGTTTTATTAGGTGAGTGGTATTGGTTCGGCAATATACTACAAAAAGATTATAACCAAGCCCTTTACTGGTTTAATCAAGCAGCTGCTAAAAAATACCCCAAGGCGATAAATAACCTAGGCATGATGCACCAGCTTGGCCAAGGCGTTGATAAAAATCTGACACAAGCCCTTAGCTATTATCAGACTGCAGCTCAATTAGGTCATGCTGCAGCCGAAAATAACCTAGGTTATATGTACGCAACTGGCCTTGGTGTAAAGCAAGATAAAACAGTTGCAGCACAATGGTATAAAAAAGCAGCCAAAAAAGATCATCCTGCCGCCTTAAATAACCTAGCCAAAGCTTACTTAATCGGCGATGGTGTAGCCCAAAATCCTAAAAAAGCTACATATTGGTATCAACGTGCCATTAAAAAAGGCAACAAGTATGCACAATACCGCCTTGGTATTTTGCTGATACAAGGCGAAAAAGTACCCAAAGACAGCAAACGTGGTATTTACCTAGTCAGCCAGGCGGCACTACAAAATCACGTCAATGCCCAGTTAGTATTAGGCTCTTATTATCAACAATTTGAAGACCAACACAGCCAGTCACTTTACTGGTTTGAGCAAGCAGCCAAGCAAGGAAGTAAAATTGCCATGGTTAGAGCAGCAGAGCTAATGCTAGAACCTGAAAGTAGATTATTTAACCAAGACCAAGCAGTGTTATGGTTAAAAGAGGCTGCTTATAAAGGTGACGCTAGCGCTTATAAGCAGCTGAGCGATGTTTTTCTGAGTAATCAAAGCCAGCTATTCAATTTACATGAAGGTGTATTCTGGCTGAGCCATGCTGCCAATAATGGAGATAGGATTGCCCAATGGCAGCTTGGTATGCATTATGAGCTGGGTAATGGAATTGCGAAGGATCAAACTAGGGCTGCCATGTGGTATTGGGAAGCAGCCAAGCAAGGAGTGAAAACAGCTCAGCTAAAACTCGCAGAAATGTACCAGCAAGGCCGAGGGGTAAGTCACAATCAGCAGTTAGCTAATTACTGGTATAACCACGCTTCTGAACAAGCTTCCATCAACTAG
- a CDS encoding heme ABC transporter ATP-binding protein — protein sequence MKNPMLEVQNLSVNIQNKTIIENITFEVMPGEVLAVLGPNGAGKSTLFSALTGERLPATGQVLINQQPLSAISDNLRATQIGVLPQSSALSFAFSCYEVVSMGRIPWATGKDKDAEIIQQAMEQVDAWHLCDRIYTSLSGGEKQRIHLARVIAQITTDNQQAPRLLLLDEPTSALDPSHQHLTLQLARQLTASNTAVLVILHDFNLAARYADKIMVIKEGKQVVLGEPPEVLKPGLIKEVFDIESQIINHPTYQVPVVLLG from the coding sequence ATGAAAAACCCTATGCTAGAAGTACAAAATCTGTCGGTTAATATCCAGAACAAAACCATTATTGAAAATATTACTTTTGAAGTGATGCCTGGTGAAGTGCTGGCAGTGCTGGGGCCTAATGGGGCAGGTAAAAGTACTTTATTTTCAGCGCTTACTGGAGAGCGCTTGCCAGCAACTGGACAGGTATTAATTAATCAACAGCCTTTATCTGCAATTTCAGATAATCTGAGAGCCACTCAAATAGGGGTTTTACCACAAAGTTCTGCTTTGAGTTTTGCTTTTAGTTGTTATGAAGTGGTCTCGATGGGACGAATTCCCTGGGCAACAGGCAAAGACAAAGATGCTGAGATTATTCAGCAGGCTATGGAACAGGTTGATGCTTGGCATTTGTGCGACCGTATTTATACGTCGCTATCGGGTGGGGAAAAACAGCGGATTCATTTAGCCAGAGTGATTGCACAAATCACTACCGATAATCAGCAAGCTCCTAGATTGCTGTTGTTAGATGAACCGACCTCTGCACTAGATCCCTCCCACCAACATTTAACACTCCAGCTAGCCAGGCAATTAACTGCAAGTAATACGGCAGTATTGGTGATTCTTCATGATTTTAATTTAGCAGCCCGCTATGCTGACAAGATAATGGTGATAAAAGAAGGCAAACAAGTTGTTCTAGGCGAACCGCCAGAAGTATTAAAGCCAGGCTTAATTAAAGAAGTTTTTGATATTGAGAGCCAAATAATTAACCACCCTACTTATCAAGTACCTGTTGTGTTGTTGGGGTAA
- a CDS encoding TfoX/Sxy family protein, whose amino-acid sequence MATDLIELKNLGKTSVQWLNAVGIRDRETLEQIGAVEAYCKIKTRGFKVSKVLLYALEGALLNAHWNQLDPSLKERLIREAEAKEPSAVSQ is encoded by the coding sequence ATGGCAACAGATTTAATCGAGCTGAAAAACCTAGGGAAAACATCCGTTCAATGGCTTAATGCCGTTGGCATTAGAGACCGCGAAACACTAGAGCAAATTGGTGCCGTGGAAGCCTATTGCAAAATTAAAACACGCGGATTCAAAGTATCTAAAGTGTTGTTATATGCACTAGAAGGTGCTCTACTCAATGCGCACTGGAACCAGCTTGACCCGTCATTAAAAGAAAGGTTGATACGGGAAGCAGAGGCCAAAGAACCCAGTGCAGTCAGCCAGTAA
- a CDS encoding DUF4124 domain-containing protein: protein MKKLFLLTSLILISTNLIAGKFYKWVDENGVTHYSTEPPKQGQGKVVNTRAQKPSSQEAGEKQLKTIKDTEAAKQKEQTEKEEFEKDLAKAKKEKDEHCKQAKQNKIQLTIKNRVRMTMEDGSVKVLSQEEKEEQLKRAYEAIKEWCN from the coding sequence ATGAAAAAGCTATTCCTGCTCACCAGCTTAATTTTAATCTCTACCAACCTAATTGCGGGCAAATTCTATAAGTGGGTAGACGAAAATGGCGTTACCCATTACAGCACTGAGCCTCCTAAGCAAGGCCAAGGTAAAGTTGTCAATACTCGAGCCCAAAAACCTTCCAGCCAAGAGGCTGGAGAGAAGCAACTGAAAACGATTAAAGATACAGAAGCAGCCAAACAGAAAGAGCAAACAGAGAAGGAAGAGTTTGAAAAAGACTTAGCCAAAGCCAAAAAAGAAAAAGATGAACACTGCAAGCAGGCTAAGCAAAATAAAATTCAACTAACTATCAAAAACCGGGTCAGGATGACTATGGAAGATGGCTCAGTAAAAGTTCTCAGCCAAGAGGAGAAAGAGGAGCAACTGAAAAGAGCTTATGAAGCCATCAAAGAATGGTGTAACTAA
- a CDS encoding YqcC family protein has translation MSTDHISALLIELEQELQHLSMWESIPPSVDALASTEPFCIDTLALNQWLQWIFIPRLRALIEGGLPLPLNCSILPIAEEFCSQQSDDCAKLLIIVTKIDQYLS, from the coding sequence ATGAGTACTGATCACATATCTGCGTTATTAATTGAGCTGGAGCAAGAGCTTCAACACCTGAGTATGTGGGAGTCTATCCCCCCTTCTGTAGATGCTTTAGCAAGTACTGAGCCTTTTTGTATTGACACCTTGGCATTGAATCAGTGGTTGCAGTGGATTTTTATTCCTCGCCTTCGTGCTTTAATTGAAGGTGGTCTTCCTTTACCCTTAAACTGTAGTATTCTACCTATCGCTGAAGAGTTCTGTAGTCAGCAGTCCGATGATTGTGCAAAGCTACTGATCATAGTTACAAAAATTGATCAATATCTTTCTTAA
- a CDS encoding ChaN family lipoprotein — translation MSKLLKLSWLFCFYSVISGCAATVEKQSEKPIWQQQNSQLITEADLLKKLPEVDVLYLGEAHDNPVHHQHQLAILEYLQAKGELAGVVMEMLNSDQQAKIDGAYGKVNSQTELYNWLEWQQIKGWQWDFYGPMMWLAIKNNIPLKAGNITRKQIMALYHSSTKPKAEGPYIGAIREPLAKRIEEAHCNKIDQKSLVAMVNIQQARDKKLAEEAVKLSDGMKSGVKVIITGSFHARKDVGSPQFVQWLAPNVNVASVIFIEANEEQLPEVSNNKRSTSAPWYKGVEPWGDWLWRTPKADTNRPDCG, via the coding sequence GTGAGTAAACTACTAAAATTGTCTTGGTTATTTTGCTTTTATAGTGTCATTTCTGGCTGTGCGGCAACTGTCGAAAAGCAATCTGAAAAGCCTATTTGGCAACAACAAAATTCACAGCTGATTACAGAAGCAGACCTATTAAAAAAACTGCCTGAAGTTGATGTTTTGTATTTAGGTGAAGCGCATGATAACCCCGTTCATCATCAGCATCAGTTAGCCATACTTGAGTATTTGCAGGCAAAAGGGGAGTTGGCCGGAGTGGTAATGGAAATGCTTAACTCTGATCAGCAAGCAAAAATCGATGGGGCTTATGGCAAAGTCAATTCACAAACAGAACTATATAACTGGTTAGAGTGGCAACAGATAAAAGGCTGGCAGTGGGATTTTTATGGGCCAATGATGTGGCTGGCTATTAAAAATAATATACCACTCAAGGCGGGTAATATTACCAGGAAGCAAATAATGGCGTTATATCACAGTTCTACTAAGCCTAAAGCAGAAGGCCCGTACATTGGTGCTATTAGAGAACCCTTAGCGAAGAGAATAGAAGAAGCTCACTGCAATAAAATAGATCAGAAGTCTTTGGTTGCAATGGTGAATATTCAACAAGCTCGAGATAAGAAGCTGGCTGAAGAGGCTGTTAAACTCAGCGATGGTATGAAAAGTGGAGTGAAAGTAATAATCACTGGCTCATTTCATGCCAGGAAAGACGTAGGCTCCCCCCAATTTGTTCAGTGGCTTGCCCCAAATGTAAACGTGGCTAGTGTAATATTTATTGAAGCAAATGAAGAGCAGCTGCCAGAGGTCAGCAATAATAAACGGAGTACAAGTGCACCTTGGTATAAAGGAGTAGAACCGTGGGGAGACTGGCTATGGCGCACGCCAAAAGCAGATACTAATCGTCCTGACTGTGGCTAA
- the ilvN gene encoding acetolactate synthase small subunit — protein MRRHIISVLMENEPGALSRVVGLFAQRNYNIESLNVAPTDDPTLSRLTLTTIGADDKIEQITKQLNKLIDVVKLVDLSEGSHIERELMFLKVKVSGAQRAEIKRTTDIFRGQIVDVTSSTYVIQLTGDSDKLDAFIQAVAPVSVLEVVRTGVSGIARGEKVLSL, from the coding sequence ATGCGTCGTCATATCATTTCAGTATTAATGGAAAACGAGCCCGGTGCGTTGTCTCGGGTAGTTGGGCTATTTGCTCAGCGTAACTACAATATTGAGTCATTAAATGTGGCGCCAACCGATGATCCTACATTGTCTCGACTTACGCTGACCACTATTGGTGCTGACGATAAAATCGAGCAAATTACCAAACAGCTAAACAAACTAATTGATGTGGTTAAGCTGGTTGATTTATCTGAGGGGTCTCATATTGAGCGTGAGCTGATGTTTCTGAAAGTAAAAGTGTCTGGTGCTCAGCGAGCAGAAATAAAGCGAACAACAGATATTTTTCGTGGCCAGATTGTGGATGTCACCAGCTCAACTTATGTTATTCAGCTAACGGGTGATAGCGATAAACTGGATGCTTTTATTCAGGCTGTTGCGCCTGTGTCTGTTTTAGAGGTTGTGCGGACGGGTGTGTCTGGAATTGCGAGAGGGGAAAAAGTACTTAGCTTGTAA